AAACGCACCGGCGCGTAGACGACGTTGCCGACGGCGGCCAGGGCCGCGGCGCCGGGGTGGCGGGGCCGATCCTGCTGCGGATCGAGATCATGCGCCGACGCGCGGACCGCGCACAGCATGGCACTTGCGGCGAGAACGACGATGAGGCGACGGCGCATGACGGCGGTTCTCCTTCCGCCGCGCAGGATAGCCGGCGCGCGTCGCCTGTCAGCACGAAATTTGACCCGCGACCGCCCGGCTGGCAGTGACGGGAGGTTCCGATGCGAGCGACCGACCGCACCTTCGGCCGGGTCACCGTCCTGGTGGGCGAGAAGACCGGCAAGTACCCCGACGGCAATTCGCTGTGGATCCGCGGCCGCGACGCGGTGGCGGTCGTCGATCCCTCGCTGAGCGTCGCCCGCCGGGCCGGCGAGCTGGGCGCGGTCGACCTCGTCATCCAGAGCCACGTGCACGAGGATCACGTCGCCGGCCTCTTCCGCTTCCCGACGGCGCGCGTCGTCGCGCACCGCGCCGACCTGCCCGGCCTGCACCACCTCGACGGCCTGCTGGCCATCTACGGCTACGCCGACGCCCGCCTGCTGGCGACGCTGCGCACCTGGGTGGTGGAGGAATTCCACTACGCGGCGCGGCCGGACGCCAGCGCGTACGAGGACGGCGCGGTCTTCGACCTCGGCGGCACGGCGGTGCGCGCCATCCACCTGCCCGGCCACACCCGTGGCCACTCGGCCCTGCTCGTCGAGCCCGAGGGCGTGCTGTTCCTCGGCGACATCGACCTCAGCAGCTTCGGGCCGTACTACGGCGACGCCTGGTCCGACCTCGAGGATTTCGAGCGCTCGCTGGCGCGGGTGCGCGAGATCGAGGCCCGCGTCTGGGTGTCGTTCCACCACGCCGGCGTCATCGAGGACCGCGCCACCTTCCTCGCCAAGCTCGACCGCTTCGCCGCCCGCATCGGCGAACGCGAGGCCGCGCTGCTCGACCATCTCGCCGCGCCGCGCACCCTCGAGGAGCTGGTGCGCCACCGCTTCCTCTACCCGCCGCACGCCCAGTTGAGCTATGCCGACGCCGCGGAGCGCCGCACCATCGCGCAGCACCTCGCCCGCCTGGAGCGCGCCCGACGCGTCGAACGGATTGCCGAGCACACATGGCGACGGATCTCCTGAGCACCCACCCGCAAAGGGGCATCGAGGCGCGCAGCGATGCGGCGCCTGCGGGCGCCCCGGCGCCCCGGCGCGCGGCGTGATGTCGCGAACCTGCGTCATCGTCGGCGCCGGGCCGGCGGGGTTGGCGGCGGCGCACCGCCTGGCCGCCGCCGGCGTCAAGGTGACCGTGCTCGAGGCGTCGAACGCGATCGGCGGCCGCACGCGCAGCGAGCGGGTCGGCGAGTTCACCGTCAACACCGGCGCCAGCTTCCTCACCACCTTCTACGACGCCACCCTGGCGCTGCTGCGGACGCTGGGCATCGGCAGCGAGGCGCCGGCGACCCAACTCGGCTCGATGGCCACCCCGTTCGGCAAGATCGAGATGGAGCTGAACGCGCCGCGCCGCATCCTGCGCTTCCCGCTGATCAGTCTCGGCGGCAAGCTGCGCACCGCCGCGATGTTCGCCGGCGCGGCGCTGCGCCGGCGCGTGCACGTGGCGCGGCCGACCCGCCTCGCCTGGCTCGATCGCGGCGAGACCCTCGAGCAGTGGGGCCGGCGCACGGTCGGCGACACGGCGTACCAGTACCTGCTGCGCACCGGCGTCGAGCCCTTCTTCTACATCGGCGCCGAGGAGCAGTCGGCGGCGCTCGGCAAGGCGCTGCTACGCCACGCGCTCGGCTGGCAGCTCCTGGTCGTGCCCGCGGGCATGGGGGCCATCTGCGACGCGCTGGCCGCCGGCATCGAGGTGCGCACCGGCTGCCAGGCCAGCGGCATCGAGCTGCGCGAGCGGTCGGTGGAGGTGTCCCACGCCGGCGGCGTCGTCGAGGCCGACGCCTGCATCCTCGCCGCGCCGGCGTCCGCCATCGCCCGACTCGACGGGCCGCTGGCAGCGGAGGACCGCGCCGATGTCGCCGCGGTGCGCACGATGCCCAACGTGGTCCTCTACTTCGGCTACGAACGCCCGATCACGGTGCAGTATCCGCTGGTCACCCCGGCCGGACCCGGCCGGCACGCGATCGCCCGCGTCCGCACCTGGTCGACGCTCTGCCCCGCCTACGTCCCCGAGGGCAAGGAACTGCTCGCCATCCAGGCGATGGGCTGGCGCAGCGCCGAGCTGCTCGACCGCGACCCCGGCCGCATCGCCGCGGCGCTGCGCGGCGACGCCGAGGAGGTGTTCGGCCGCCTCGCCGACCCCGACTGGGTCCGCCTCTATCCGCGTCCCGAGGGCACGGTGATCACCCAGCCCGGCCACTACCGCCGCATGGCCGCCTTCCTGCGTCGACCGCGCCGCCGGCTGTTCTATGCCGGCGACTGGCTCACCGGCTCGACCATCGAGGGCGCGGTGTGGTCGGGCGTCACCGCCGCCGACGCGCTGCTGAAGAGCGCCTGAGCGTGCCGGCCGTCGCCTACCTGCATCCACTGGCCGGCGCCGCGACGCTGGCGCTGCTGGTGTACGTCGGGTCCCTCGGCCTGACGCTGCGCACCGCGCGCCGCGACCGCGCCGCCCGCGCCGCGCGGCACGCGCGCTGGGCGCGCATCGCCTACCTCGCGGTGCTGTTGAGCTGGCTCGGCGGAGCGCTGTCGGTGCTGCTCGACCGCGACGACCTGACCCTCGCGGCGTCGCTGCACTTCCGCACCGGCACCGCGCTCGCCCTGCTGCTCACCGGCAGCGCGCTCACCGCCCGCGCCATGGCGCGCGGCTCGCGCGCCGCCCGCGACTGGCACCCCTGGCTGGGCGCCGCCGCGGTGCTCCTGGCCGCCGCGCACGCCGCGTCGGGCCTGCGGCTGACGCCGTGATGACGCGGCGCGCCGAGCACGCCGCGCCGCTCACGCCCAGGCCGTCTCGAGATCGCCCTTCCGCAGGCGGCCGGCGATGACGATCTGCTGGATCTCGCTCGAGCCGTCGTAGACGCGGCCGACGCGCAGGTCGCGCCACAGGCGGTCGATCATGTACTCGCCCTTGATGTAGCCGTAGCCGCCGAAGATCTGCATCGCGTCGTCCACGGTCTGCCACGCGCTCTCGGCGGCGAAGTACTTGGCGGTCGAGGATTCGCGGATCGACTGCCCGCCCTGATCGAGGATCCACGCCGAACGATAGACGACCAGGCGCGAGGCCTCGGTGCGCGCGCTCATCTGCGCCAGCCGGAAGGCCAGCGCCTGGTGCTCGATCAGCGGCTTGCCGAAGGTCTTGCGCTGCTCGGCATGCTCGACCGCCAGCTCGAGCGCCTTCTGCGCCGTGCCGACGCAGCGCGCGCTCAGCGTCGTCCGCCCCTCGGACAGACAGCGCTTGGCGTACTCCATGCCCTTGCCCTCCTCGCCGATCAGGGCGTCGGCGGGGATGCGGGCGTCCTCGAACACCACCTCGGAGATCTGCGACCCGCGGTGGCCGGTGGTGTCGAAGATCTGGCCGATCGAGACGCCGGGCGAGTCGGCATCGATGATGAACGCCGAGATGCCGGCCGCGGTGCGGGCGAAGGTCACGAAGTGGTGGGCGCGCGGCGCGTTGGTGATGAAGATCTTGTGGCCGTTGACGCGGTAGCCGTCGCCCGTGCGCTCGGCGCGGGTCTGCAGGCCGGCGGCGTCGGATCCCGACTGCGGCTCGGTCAGCGCGAACGAGCCGATCCACTCCCCGGTCGCCATCTTCGGCAGGTAGCGGCGCTTCTGCTCCTCGCTGGCGAAGCGCACGATGCCGACGCAGCCGA
This is a stretch of genomic DNA from bacterium. It encodes these proteins:
- a CDS encoding DUF4079 family protein, whose translation is MPAVAYLHPLAGAATLALLVYVGSLGLTLRTARRDRAARAARHARWARIAYLAVLLSWLGGALSVLLDRDDLTLAASLHFRTGTALALLLTGSALTARAMARGSRAARDWHPWLGAAAVLLAAAHAASGLRLTP
- a CDS encoding MBL fold metallo-hydrolase, whose protein sequence is MRATDRTFGRVTVLVGEKTGKYPDGNSLWIRGRDAVAVVDPSLSVARRAGELGAVDLVIQSHVHEDHVAGLFRFPTARVVAHRADLPGLHHLDGLLAIYGYADARLLATLRTWVVEEFHYAARPDASAYEDGAVFDLGGTAVRAIHLPGHTRGHSALLVEPEGVLFLGDIDLSSFGPYYGDAWSDLEDFERSLARVREIEARVWVSFHHAGVIEDRATFLAKLDRFAARIGEREAALLDHLAAPRTLEELVRHRFLYPPHAQLSYADAAERRTIAQHLARLERARRVERIAEHTWRRIS
- a CDS encoding acyl-CoA dehydrogenase family protein, whose amino-acid sequence is MDFSISAEDRLLQQSVRDFIEEKANAGWQEIERTDTLPHELIEGARDVGLLGLSIPQEYGGLGLSVVQKTLCHEQLGRGPWGLASFISVHTGIGCVGIVRFASEEQKRRYLPKMATGEWIGSFALTEPQSGSDAAGLQTRAERTGDGYRVNGHKIFITNAPRAHHFVTFARTAAGISAFIIDADSPGVSIGQIFDTTGHRGSQISEVVFEDARIPADALIGEEGKGMEYAKRCLSEGRTTLSARCVGTAQKALELAVEHAEQRKTFGKPLIEHQALAFRLAQMSARTEASRLVVYRSAWILDQGGQSIRESSTAKYFAAESAWQTVDDAMQIFGGYGYIKGEYMIDRLWRDLRVGRVYDGSSEIQQIVIAGRLRKGDLETAWA
- a CDS encoding FAD-dependent oxidoreductase is translated as MSRTCVIVGAGPAGLAAAHRLAAAGVKVTVLEASNAIGGRTRSERVGEFTVNTGASFLTTFYDATLALLRTLGIGSEAPATQLGSMATPFGKIEMELNAPRRILRFPLISLGGKLRTAAMFAGAALRRRVHVARPTRLAWLDRGETLEQWGRRTVGDTAYQYLLRTGVEPFFYIGAEEQSAALGKALLRHALGWQLLVVPAGMGAICDALAAGIEVRTGCQASGIELRERSVEVSHAGGVVEADACILAAPASAIARLDGPLAAEDRADVAAVRTMPNVVLYFGYERPITVQYPLVTPAGPGRHAIARVRTWSTLCPAYVPEGKELLAIQAMGWRSAELLDRDPGRIAAALRGDAEEVFGRLADPDWVRLYPRPEGTVITQPGHYRRMAAFLRRPRRRLFYAGDWLTGSTIEGAVWSGVTAADALLKSA